CCAACTGCACTGTACTTCCTTTTTTGTGACACTACGATAGCTGAATTGCGACACTTTGTTTTCCTatgaaaaatctgcaaaagttACAATCTTTGTGATATCTAGTATTGTAACCTTGAGAACATTTTACAAAGCTTGCAGAGCAAGATGGAGATGGGTTCGGACGAACGAAAAACAATAAGTGTTCATTATCACGGACACaacttgaaatatttcaaaacgtCATTTGATCCGATAAgtataaaatttttcatctcctaATGAAACAAACAGTACCCATGCACCTATTGTCTTGCGCCTGCTACTGGAAATAACTAATTCAATAATGGCTTCTTGTAGTTATTGTCAGTTTCACAAACTTAAATGTGAAGTCCGTCgctagtttttgttttctaacaataattttgtttgaaaacaaaaactttaccTATCTTTATATATGTATTCTGAAGGGTGGAAGGGGAGAAAGATTCAAAAGAGATGCGCAATCGAGTTTACTCCTTGTTAAACAAAGTGACTAAGGTTGCAGAGATCCGTGAAGAAGTAAGTAATAAGTTCCAATATCCAATGGAACATCAAAAAAGCGAGTAGAAGCAAAAGGCGGGCGATGTGCGTGCGTGCCTTCGAGCTAGAAACAACTGGGATGGCGATATCGTCGACAAGTCTTACCCCTACCGATATCGTCGACAAGACCTACCCCTGATTTTCACGCATTTCACACtaacgtcattttttttcccgaatcATGCCATGCGCTGCAATGTATTCATTGAAAAGACTTTCATATCTAATACCGTAAAAATAGCTGGAGCGGATACATGGTGCATGGGTTCTGCATTTAATTCTGTCCCAGACTCGCAAAACAATCATCGCGAAGCAGCTGCACTGCGGAAAATACGGCGTCTAGTGAAACCAGCGGtatgtctttctttttcaaatcgtTGCATCTTCTCTTCCACTTTCAGCTCATGCTCCAGCTCGGAACCAATGCGATAATCGGCGATGAGGTCGTATCGGAGATAGTCgtttatctgaaaaaaatggttaCTCAAACATTTCGATACGTATATAGTTTTGACAGTGGTAGTCACCAAACAACTTTAAGAGGCTGCAAACACGCAGTATAGTGTACGATGATGTATGCCCACCtcctaatttaaaaaaaaaatgtgggtaGAATCAAATAACGACCTCTGAAATTTCCTAACAATTCCGTTACCACTCCCATCGATGACTGTTTCATCGTTTGTTGCAACCAGTATGAAATTGATAAACCCTTTTATTTGTTGGAACAACAGTCAGAAAAGACCAACTCGTTAATTATCTATATAAAAGCtgtttccctttcttttcctttttgcaaACTCAACAGATCCACTCTACCAAACTTCCCTAGCGAAAGAAGAGCAACAAAAAGACTATAGCATATGCAGAGCATTTGAGTACATTGAAATCAAAATTCTAGAACTATAAGCGTACTACGCGCAATATCCAGTGTCTACGATAGAGGCGAAGAACCCAAGTACAGACAGTCATTACGCAAAAGCTGGATAGGTAATGAGCCAATGGAGAGCACAGCAAAATGAGGAAGCAAAGCCCAATACTGAAACAAAACACATATGCCTTTGAAACTATTTAGTGTCatgcatttttcatttacGATGAGGTGAGTACTGCTATCCAAAAGTATCTGATGAAAACACAATTAGAAAACAATTGCAAATATCACCAGTTAACTTCAAGAAGCAACCAGTATGGAACAGATCACACAATTCTATTTACCAGCCtctatttgcaatttttgtgaTGAACGAAAAGGAAATTAGCAGGTTTCGAAAACCAGTCATGTCGTATAAGGCATGGATGAAATAGGAGCATCCGTGTATAAACATCTCTGGATGAATAAACAATTGGTAAAATCAGATCACACCTTTCTAGCTCGTTATGTAGTCATCGCACACAAAACGATTACGTAGGAGATTTCAACATAATGATCAAAGCTTTGAAGCAAAAGATGTGGGTAGCCTCTACGAAACATTAGAAACCTTCAAATCTGTGCGATAAACTCTCAGCTAATTTGTGTCCAACTGAaggaagaaattaaagaatgCTTAGATAGTTCTCCTTAAATTAGTGCAAACCTTTGATCGAATAAACTACAGATTACTTCATCTTTCGATACACTGAAGAGGCGATCCCGCCTTCACATCAACCCTGCTGTTAGagagaaaacaagaacaagaatATTCTTAAAGTTACGAAGAATGTTTAATTACAATTACTCAGAGATTCCATGAAAGTCGGACATGGAGACCGGAACCCTACCTTAGTTTTATGGAATTTTCGTTTAAAATATGGAGTTGATTGTTCCCATGCGCCATCTATTCCTTTGTAATCCAACAATTCCCAGCGACGACACCAAGGTGGAGGTCGGAGTTTCACCTACAAATTTAACATATTCAACATATGAAATAATCAGATACCATTTCTCCTAAAATACGAGAACCGAAACAGAATAATACAGATCAATTCATCAACAGTTGTTCGAGATGGAGTTAATGAATCCAACAAGACACGCAGGAACGCCATCAAATCCTAACGTTTCGTAGTTTCGATAACttcattattgaaaaaaataccttcAAAATGAATCAGTGCTAACGCAACTGATGCAGTTGAATTTCTCGATCTTAAGAGCACATATACACCGCTAGGAATAAGTTTGAGCTTAAcacttgaaggcagcgtatcacgattttcaTTCAAACAACTCCCTCATTAGAGGGAGTCACATCCGGTTACTGGCGAGGCTATGTGGCGCGTCCTCAGATAGCGTGCAGGGAGTTAATCGCAGGACCAAAATCGATCTTGTACCTGCTCTGAGACGGGGGTGTATTCAGTAGACGAACTCCCTGTTTATGTTGTGCCAGGACCGACCCATGGCATCCTTGTATCCTTCACGTCGATCAAATCAAAAGGGTGCAAGTAAGAGACCgtgaggtgcaagggaggcagTTAGGAGAAGCCTCTAACAAATAAGCTCAACTTATCATCCTACGATGATGGTCAGTTATCACGACTTCACTGCAACTCAAGTAGTTTGTCGGTGTAGCCTGTTTTGTTATAACGTTGCATGGTACGAGTAGAAAATAATTCCGTCTTCGGTGGTAACGTGTGGTTGTCTGTTTGCTCCAATAAACCTTTAACTGTACCACCTTCTTTGTATCGATATGGACCAAAATTCCCAAAAGTCTCTGCTCAAGCAACACCACTTGTCCACTCCTGGAGAACCCAACGTTCTCTCAAAACTCAAAAGACTAGAATCcagcaacctgcccatgggttttaagaTTATATGAatgtcacagtaataagaaagagtcTCCCAACTCCGGAGGAAAAtttggtacggtagcgccagaaAAGACGGAAGTCATCTAGGGTCTTGAAACGGAagaggactaggatgacgatctttACTTATTACGCACATACGCTTGCATCGCAAGCGGGTGCTGAAGATGTGATGACGCAAACCAGGAAGAATgtgtacgacgtcatcggactgaccgagacgagaagACTCCACCCGCTGAACTACATCTATGGCACTGGAGAAAAACTgctcttaggaacatgcgacagtacaGAAGTTGGTGGAATTGGTATCCTCATcgtcttttgaacaacttacgacccaaATCGGACGTTTGAAGATCAGAAGAAGTGGCTCAACGGCAAGTTTGACTACCTTcctcgcttacgctccaacatcaaactacgaaagaagagaaggctcCTTCTTCCCTTAGGATAAGGATAAggacctagagaagttctacagagaagaccaTACCTTCTAAAAGTTGCTGATTACAACGTCAGAATTGGGCCAAGAAGGagcttcacatcgggacccatcGCCTAGAGTGGGAGGCCCTAATAATTGACGATAAATTAATACTTTTAAGAGAATTAAAACATCCCTCAATGACAACATTATCCGACGACAAAGCTAATTGCTGACCTGGCAACCGCTTTAGTTTCTACGAGGTGTGTTAGAAGACGCACTCCTCTACACTCTCCTGGTCCTCTCGGCAGACTATTCATTGGttctacttgaataggctCATTGGTCATCATcactgattttcgaccgctcgcttccgaatgcggcgcatgcacaagtgGGATGTGTTGCAACTgaagtcgtcgtaaaaaacagcgccttccatgccgtttttttttacgacaattaggtaAACATAAATGGAACCACGCTGGACTCCGCTACCTGCAACACGAATTCTACGTTTTCGCTGTGGGTCCCGCACCAAAATCGAGATCCACTGTCTTTAGGCTTAGCTTTATCTCTCATCTTTACTGAACCATAACAGTACCACTCAGAGTACGAATGAGACTGCCATCCGCGAATGTAGCCAAACGGGGCTGGCCCCGCAACATGAGGCAGTTAAAGGAACGGAAAAAAACGGTATGTGTCAGTCAGCGAGCAGTTACGGTGTACTGTGGTGTGTTCTTCATTACAGGATGGTTCGGAGGCAAAATTTGGATGACTTCACATAGgaagaaccgaaaaaaaagatagaaggaCGAAGCGTGTGGAGTGGAGTGCCCAAAAGTTCTGTATTTCTCACGGCATTGTTTGAATTGCATGGAGAGCGTTTCGAACCACATGCACCGGTTCCCGAAAGAGAGGAGGTAGTGGACCACGGTCAACTACAGCAGCGTTACAACTAAGCctaaagccttctttaagtcgatgaaggtagAACACAGCGGAGTTTCACTCGCGATAAAGAATATGCAACCAAGTCTTTCTCACATTgtgtggataaattggtaccagatttatttggaagtataaaaatatttacttgACATATCGACTAGCTTCCGCAAAATACTGTATAAATAAGACATGTGTTCGTAACCTTCTAACGACCCTGAAGTCCAGCGTGTTGCCGCAACACTTTGAACTCtacacatttcattttttatatgtCCGTCAGTACTTCCATCTCGGCTTCAGTATCTCTTTatgaaaaagattttgattCAGTATCCACCATATATTTCTACTTTACATGTAAGATGTAGCCGACAGaggcggtgtagcgcaatcaGCTAGAAGTTCCGCAGTGGCTGCAGCATGGTTGATAAGAGATCTGATTCCCTAGTGCCAacaaagtctttcatccctctggcgTCGActaattggtaccagacttgtctgggagggtaaaaacacttgacacatcagctatcCCCCGCAAGTGAATGTACAAGCTAGTTACGCGTTTGTAAACGTCAAACGATTCTacattgaagtgaacatgaacGGTGACGCATTACAATCAGATTGATTAAAgctagacactttatcctttgacgTTGAACGTATCGGTGAGATGCGCCACGCCCTGAAAAAAGGCGATCAAAAACTCGTCTCTCCATTCCATATGACGGCTGATCGGAGACACGTCGATATGCCCCTCCaagctctttttttatctttttcgatagttttcattccttttcagGTTAAGAAACAACAACTAGACTACAGTCTCGGCAAAATCCTCCTTCGTTAGTCTCCACCGGATCCTAACCGCTTCGCTCCACCGTACCCTTAGAACGCAACCGCTTCCGCAACAGCACAGTGCTGCATGGGTAGGAGTGATTACAACACTACAAAAATTAATCGACATGTCGGGCCACATGTTTGATAAGATATGAGCAGATATTGCATTCTCCGATCATGCAGTTTCGTACCTCTTAGTTTTTCAATTGTCTCCGTTTGGCAAAAAATGACTGGCAAATGACAAGatctttaaagacatcaccctacgaatctgaggtgatttcaggtggagtattcgtatacggaatcgtagattatggagaggggggaggggggtgattccgtacatttctctCTATCAGTgaaccccggaacgctgtttttcaCGACGTACTCAACTGCAGCGCGCAACCCTTGCACCGCCCTgccacgtctgcttcacacgcagaaggtcgccggttcgatcccggaaTGGCTTTTCTGTTTGCATCGTCCCTTGTCCGAAAGGGTTTTCAatgaatcgcaggcggggcggggtTGGGCGaagcgcaaacgttgcgcattgcaataTACGAcatcaccctctctccataatccacgatcataatacgaatactctacctgaaatctgtaccacctcagatttgtggggtgatgcatttaagtcAAACAAGATATCAtataacttaaaggcatcaccccacgaacctggagtggtgcaggtttccggtggagtattcgtatacgggatagcagattatggagagagaagTGTggttccctccatttcttcttaattgccgtagaaaacggtccggaagatgcggcgccgcacagggctggcgcgctccaatcgaactccttgtagaaaatagtgcgccggaacggtCGGAGCcggatcttccgggccgttttctacggcaattaggaagaaatgaacagaatcacccttctccccataatctacgtccccgtatacgaatactccaccagaaatccgtaccacctcagattcgtggggtgatgcctttaatatgaCCTTCTGTTATATAACTATATCCAAAGAATCTTCTGAATTTGCAGTACTTTGCATAGTTCAAGCATAAGAAATACAAACAGTTTAGGGAAATGATCATCtttaaataaaggataaagtatctggcgttaatcaaaatgtttgggatgcgccaccacgttcacttcaattcagaatcgtttgagatttacgaacgtgtaactagcctatacaatgacttgcgggggctagctgATTTgccaagttagtgtttttatcctcccagatcccaagtggattgatacgccagtgactttatcctttatcatctTTCAATGGCAGATAAGATCGGCAAAAACGCAGCACAGTAGTACAGCATACGAATGTACATTTTAAATGTCAGGACGTGGTTCCTCTTTTCGAGTGAGAGACGAAGAGAATATGGTCAGCAGGTGTAGGAAATGTAAATCAACTGAACATTCACACATAGCAGGTACAAGGAAATAGAATGCATTCTCTGCATTTAAAAATGATTTGATCGCGTAAAGAAGTGATCGAGATGGAAAAATAGAGACATACCCTGATAGGGTTGACTGGGACAGGCGTTCCTGCTGGGTGCGCAATCGGTTCCATGTGGAAATCAAATGTGCTGTATTCCGGTAACGCGTCCACAAGATAACTCAAGTCGGTGTCCAAtctcttctccagtttcaatGTTTCTATCTTGCGAATTGTGGGGTTGTACAAGTCGTACATTATCTCAACACCTGAAACGAACGACAACTATAAGGGCACTACTAGAGACCTCGAAATGCATGCAGCCGAATTTCGTTGAACGTCTGTAGCGAAGTTCTGAACTATACGTCTGCAAAAAGCTCCTTATCTCATCTCATAACTCCACTGGAACTTTCAGAACAAAAACAGGTTTTTGCATAAGCCAGACAGACGGACATACCACGCAAATActttgttattgtttgttgACTTTTATTCAGTTCCTCGCCTTGCACTTACCAATGCCATCTATAACGTTTCGCAGTGTAAACTGGTGGTGGAGTCCTTGCTTTTCTCTCCGGATGCAAATACCAACAAAGCGATGCTCTTTGCTCCCCATGTACTTTTCGGATGTAGTAACAGCAACAATAGAACCTATAAATAGTAGATACATTCAAAATGGCAAACTGAGATTTGGTATGTGCTGTCGAAGTATATAAAGCGATCACTGCGATTTTGCATGCATCGTGtattaattctatttttctcattctattTTTCCGCTCTTTGCGTTTtaatgaagcagaaaatgaTTCCTAAAAGGTTACTGCAAATTTTAGAACTGGTATAATATCCATGAAAACCACGACATTGAGAAAGAGTTGAAACGGGCCGCTAATCTTCCCCTACTTCGCCAGAGGTATGGGATGAATGTTATTCATATTAGTGACAAGaacgttatcctttatgtTTAAGGAGCCTTCTAGTACATATGGACTTCCTAAGAATGTTTGCACAACCCTTCACTATGTTTTTCCGCTTTTCAACGTCACCGAAGTATAAATCGCTAACGAGAGATTTCGCTCGAAGTTTGTGCTACATGATCTTGGtttgtgaacttttttttctcaacgaaaCATTTGCAATGTACATGAATCGCAGGTTACATTTTCTCTCTGAGAAGATATTACCTCAACCAGTCTTACATCAGTACTATCATAATTACTATTCAATCATTATGTACATACCGCAAATGTTGCGTTTAAGGACGAGAATGACTGTAGCTTGTAGAGAAATTGTTCTCAGTGAAATCGTGCTCTGCGCCCTCTCAACGGTACCCAAAAAGCTTCCTACATGACATTTCTTCTCACTTTATGTAGCTTATCATCTCCTTTTCGTACTATAATACATGTggtgagtgtagcgcagttggtaagaggttcggctgcaaCTGCACGATCGTTGATTGGAATCCACCCTAATACCAACcaatccttttatccttcggggtcgataaattggcaccagacctgtctgggaggataagaacactgacttgaaatATATAAGCTAGCCCGGCAAGCCAGTGTAAAGGCCAGACACAcattcgtaaacttcaaaggATTCCGAATCGAAGTCGAATACGTAGATGCACCCTCTTTTCATTCCTAATAAAACATGTAGAGAATTACGTAGTTCTCCTAGTTGTCGCAAAGCGAACGTCGTGTGTTACAAGCTACGACGAGGATGGAAAAGTGCTACAGAGAAATCAGCAAACACAGAAGCTTCAAACTTGCTTCGCCCCTTGTTTATGGTGGCTGCGAGAGACCACGCTTGTTGCCTAGTTAAGGCCACATCAAATCTCACATAATATGAAACAACGACTAATGAATGGATTCTCTGTGAACTTTTTCCTACAGATCAGTTTGGGAGGA
The Necator americanus strain Aroian chromosome I, whole genome shotgun sequence genome window above contains:
- a CDS encoding hypothetical protein (NECATOR_CHRI.G2910.T1) yields the protein MSLSLPRSIWLARMAAVQVIPCRKSSTCPSRPAEASKRGSDLKKRMEELKHIPDFPLIYPDFLQSPVWNRRNSLKEELEFQDMLERRTHLDIPEFFVGSIVAVTTSEKYMGSKEHRFVGICIRREKQGLHHQFTLRNVIDGIGVEIMYDLYNPTIRKIETLKLEKRLDTDLSYLVDALPEYSTFDFHMEPIAHPAGTPVPVNPIRVKLRPPPWCRRWELLDYKGIDGAWEQSTPYFKRKFHKTKINDYLRYDLIADYRIGSELEHELKVEEKMQRFEKERHTAGFTRRRIFRSAAASR